AAATCATCTGTTGCAACAGATAGATTACTTGTTGGATACATATTACAATAGCATGTCAAGCTGGAACTGAACCAGAAGCTTCTCCCAACAGATAAGTCATTTATTGCAACTGATGCGCCATCTGCTACACCAAATGACTCATCTGTTGCAACAGAAGGCTTACCTGTTGGATACATATTACAATATCAGACCAAGCTGGGAAAGAACTAAAAGCTTGTCACAATAGATGAGCCATTTATTGCAACATATGAGTCATCTGCTGCACCAGACGACTCatctgttgcaacatatgacttatcGTTGAATACATGTTACAGTACCAGACCAAACTAGCACAAAATCAGAAATTTGTCCAAACAGGTAAGTCATATATTGCAACATATCAATTACCTGTTCCAACAAATCATACCTGTTGCAACAAATGACTCATCTGTTACAACAATTGAATTACATGTTGGATAAACTTCTGGTTCTGGACATGTATCCAATAAGTGAATCATCAGTTGCAATAAGTGAATCATCTGCTGTAACGGATGACCTACTTGTTGCAATAGATGATTGACTTGTTAGAACAACGATTGTGcatatgatttttaattatatatagccACTCAACTTTACTATACAatcattattaaatatttttaataaattcctTTAGGTAATATTAATGGAAGAATCAATAACAATAGATGTTGATTGTTATGGTGAATGGATTGAGAAAAACAATCGATTTATTTGGCGTTGGAAGGATGGTGACATGTCAGAGTCAGTATTGATGACCATCCAAAGGGatattttgtatgatgattttgtGAACTCAATCATTAGCTATTGTGGACTAAATTGTCAACCAAATAATCTTGTCATCAGTTACATGCACAAGTCTTTTGAAAATCAGAGGGTCCTGCCTTTTAAGATAAGCAATCAACTTCGTTTGGGTGCTTATCTGAGTGATGCAACTAGGCCCGTTTTAAGGGTGTACGTTGTTGAAAAATCGATAGAGACTGAAAATGTAGGACAAGACCAACAAAATCTGTTAAATGATGAATTGAATGGGATGAAAATGAATATTCCAGATGATGAGATTGGACATGATGTGGAGGAGGACCAAACACCTATACCTATTGTTGATATAAGGGGCAGTTCTCAGTTAAAACAGTTGAACAATCTTCAAGATGATGAGACAGGTTTTTACATAGGAATGACATTCAAAAACAAAGACGAACTAATCACTTGATTGCATATTGCTTGCTTGAAAAAAGATTTCAGACTTGCAAAGGTGACTAATTCGCGTAGTGTGTATTGTTTTAAATGCGCACATCCAGAGTGCAAGTGGTGGTTGAGGGCTGTGAAATTCAAAAGTTCTGAcagattttgtattaaaatttataaaaagtaTCACACGTGTGGTTCAGAGCATATTACGAGTCATAATCCACATGCCACAGCAAAAGTCCTTGGTAAATACTTCAAAAATAGTTTTCCTAATGGTAAGGGTCCATCTACAAGAGATATGACCAATCAACTCCGTACAGAATTGGGTTGTAAGGTGAGTTATTGGAAGATATATAAGGGTAGGGAGATTGCAAAGTCTTTGGTTAGGGGAACACATGAGCATGGGTATGGAGTGCTTGATGCATACCGCTATATGCTTGAGTCCGCAAATCCAGGAAGTAAGACAGCATTGCAGGTTGATGAAAATGGAAAGTTCAAGTACTTTTTTGTAGCCTATGCGGCTTGGATTCAAGGTTTTCAACAATTGAGAAAAGTCATAGCCGTTGACGGGACATTCTTGAAGAGCAAGTATGAAGGAGTTTAACTATCGGCGGTGGCGCAAGATGCAGAGAATCACATTTTTTCGGTGGCTTTTTGTGTAGTGGATAAAGAATGTGATGCCtcgtatcaatatttttttgaacaaaTGAGAAGTTATGTAGATGATACCGATGAGCTGTGCATAATTTCTGATAGGCATTCAAGTATTCGAAAGATGGTTTCAATTGTGTATCCATCAGCTCATTATGGTTGTTGCATGAGGCACCTTGGAGAAAATATTCGAAATAATTTTCACAATGCAAAGGTTGTATCTCATTTTTATAATGCATCGAAAGCGTACAATAAAGTTGAGTTCTATGACCATTTCAATCAGATTAGGGATATGGTATCCAAGGCAGTCGAACATCTCGAATCAGTTGGATTTCATAGATGGAGCAGGGCATTTTGCCCGGGAAATaggtataatattatatattgagtGTCTTGTTTaagtttaatataattatatatcttattaagttatttttttataggtATAATATTATGACCTCAAACATTGCTAAATCCGTGAATGCAAtgtttgaagttgaaagagaaTTTCCTATTATCGCTTTATTTGACGAAATAAATATGAGATTTGCAAAATTATTTCATGAAAGGCGTATGGAGTTGGTCAACTCACCAAACATACTTGTTCCTTCAATGGAAAAACAAATATCAAAGAATATCAATTTGGGAAATAAGTTATTGGCCCATCAAATAGCCAATTACAAGTTTAGTATCAACGGTCATGGTGATGTTGCCACGGTTGATCTTCAAAGAAGAATGTGCACATGTAGAGTTTTTGACTTGGTCAAAATACCTTGTCCACATGCTATGGCAGCGCTTCGATCCCAATATGGTGCACATTTTGGAAATCAGATCTATGAGTACTCGTCTTCATATTATTCGGtggaaaaatacataattacataTTGTGAGGAAATTAATCCTGTGCCTCCTGAAGATTCTTGGATTGTTTCTTTGGAGatattagagagagaaatacctCCTCCATATGTTGACCCAAGCAAACCGGGAAGAAGGCGATCGAAGAGGAGGCGTGGAGTCGGGGAATCATTtccaacaagaaaaaataagtgttcaatatgtaaaaatattggACACAAGAGAACAACATGCCCGATTCGAAATGCTccataattattgtaatagtgAAATAGTTATTTTGTACTTAGTTATGAATCTGATAATTGTAATTCATTTTGGTTAATTTTGTATGTTCATActtattatatacaatatattagTTATGCTCATTCGTTACAACAAACTTTGCATATTTTGCATTAGATGCATTATTTATTGCAATAGATAATCCATCtgttgaaaataatcaaataaatatgatcATCTGTTGCAACAATTATAGGAATCT
The window above is part of the Solanum stenotomum isolate F172 unplaced genomic scaffold, ASM1918654v1 scaffold29353, whole genome shotgun sequence genome. Proteins encoded here:
- the LOC125851745 gene encoding uncharacterized protein LOC125851745; its protein translation is MRSYVDDTDELCIISDRHSSIRKMVSIVYPSAHYGCCMRHLGENIRNNFHNAKVVSHFYNASKAYNKVEFYDHFNQIRDMVSKAVEHLESVGFHRWSRAFCPGNRYNIMTSNIAKSVNAMFEVEREFPIIALFDEINMRFAKLFHERRMELVNSPNILVPSMEKQISKNINLGNKLLAHQIANYKFSINGHGDVATVDLQRRMCTCRVFDLVKIPCPHAMAALRSQYGAHFGNQIYEYSSSYYSVEKYIITYCEEINPVPPEDSWIVSLEILEREIPPPYVDPSKPGRRRSKRRRGMTHPMEINKHICSSVAMDDSSVAIYEHQLQQMSIYV